In the genome of Streptomyces sp. P3, the window TCTCCATCCACGCGGACGACCGGGCCTACAAGCCCCTCAACTGGATGTCGCCGCCCTGCACCCTGAAGGAGGACGCGGGGGACTCCGAAGGCGTGGCGGGCGTCTGGACCGTCGTCAACAAGGGCGGTGAGAAGCTCATCATCACGATGGAGGAGATCCTCCACGACTCGTCGCACGAACTGGGCGTCGATCCCGGCCTGATCAAGGACGGCGTGGAAGCGCACCTGCAGGAACTGCTCGCGGACCGCATCGAGACCCTCGGCGAGGGCTACACCCTCATCCGCCGCGAGTACATGACGGCCATCGGCCCGGTCGACATCCTGTGCCGGGACGCCGACGGGCAGACCGTCGCGGTGGAGATCAAGCGACGCGGCGAGATCGACGGGGTCGAGCAACTCACCCGCTACCTCGAGCTGTTGAACCGCGACCCCCATCTCGCCCCGGTCCGCGGCGTGTTCGCCGCCCAGGAGATCAAACCCCAGGCCCGCGTCCTCGCCACGGACCGCGGCATCGGGTGCACGGTCCTCGACTACAACGCCATGCGCGGCATCGAGGACGACAAGCTGCGGCTGTTCTGACGTTCTGTACGACGTCCCGTACGACGGCCGCGCGACGGCCGTAAGGCATCCGTACCGCGTCCGTACGACGACGAGGGCCGGGTTCCCCTAGAGGAACCCGGCCCTCGTCGTGTGCCGGGGGCCGTGGCCCCGCGGCTCAGATCACCTCGTCCGGCGAGGTCGCCGCCGCGCCGGAGGGGCCGGACAGCCCGGAGGAGCTCATCGTGCTGCCCACGGGGGCGGAGGACATGGAGTTGCCGGCCGAGGTCGAGGTGTTGCCGGAGGGCGTCGGGGCGGTCGTCTCCGAAGTGGACGGCGACGGCGACGTCGAGCCGGTCCCGCCGGTGGAGGACGCGGACGCCGAGGGCGAAGTCGACCCGGACCCGGTCGGGTCGGCCGACGGCCCGCCGGTCGGCTCGGGCGAGCCGGAAGGCTTCCCGTCCCCGGGGTCGCGCGAACCGCTCGGCCCCGCCGACGGCTCCGCCGAACCCGTGGGCGTCGGGTCGTCCGAGGTGCCCATGGTCCCGTCCGGGCCCGGGTCCGTCGGCCTGCTGGTCGCCTCGCCCGTGTCGGCGGAGCCCTTGTCCTCGCCGGGGGTGTCCGTGCCGGGGTCCTTGCCGTCGACGCCGGTGGAGACGGACGGCTTGACGCCGACCCGGCCGGAGGGGTCGTCGGCGTCCTTGTTCGAGGTCGCGCCCAGGGTGACCACCGTGCCCAGCACGGCGACGAGCAGCGCGCCGGCGCCGACCCCGACCAGGTTGCGCCTGGCCAGGCTCCGCAGGCCGCCTCGGCTGTGCCGTGTCGGTTTGGCGGGCGGCTCACGGCGGGCGACGAGGGTCTCGGCCTCCGGCGGGTAGGTCGGGAGGACCGCCTGGATGCCGCGGGGCGGGGACGCCTGCTCCTCGTGACGGACGTCGGGCGTCTCGTCGCCGAACGTCGCGGCGGGCAGGCCGGGCACGTCGCCCGATTGGTCGGCGACGAGCGCGAGGGCGCGCCGGCCCGCGACGGTGCCGCGCTTGTCGGCGATCGTGCCGCGCAGGGCGAGCGAGGCCTCCAGCTCGGAACGGGACCGGTCGAGGTCCCCGGCGCACAGCGCGAGGACGCCGAGTTCGTGGTGGAAGTAGGCGCGGTCCGCGGACTGCGCCGCGAGCCGGGCGGCCTCCGCGCCCTCGTGCAACGCGCTCGACCAGGCGCCCCACTGGAGCCCCGCGGCGAACGCGGGCGCCGCCGTGCGGGCGAGCCGGACGGCGGTGGCCTCCTCGCCCTCCTCGGGCCGGGTCGTGTCCGGGACGACCGCAACGAGGGCGGCGAGGACGGCGTCGGCCTCCGCGCAGACCCGTTCCGGGGTGACCGAGGGGTGACCGGTCCACCAGGCGTAGTGCTGGGCGGCGGCGTGGGCGTGGGTCTCGACGTCTTCGGCGTATCCGGCGGCCTCGAGCTGGGTCCGGACGCCGGCGGCGAGCCGGTAGCGGTTGCCGACCGGGGAGACGAGCCCGCAGCCTGCCAGCTCGCCGAGGGCCGCGTCGGCGTGGGTGTCGCCCACCAGGGCGGGCAGGTGGGCCTGGTGCGGGACCTCGCCGCCGAGGGCGACGGCGAACCGCAGGGTGGCGCGGGCCGAGGCGCTGAGGCGGGAGGCGAGCAGGGGCGCGGGCGCGGCGGCCTCGCCGAGGGAGGGCAGGGCTATCGCCTCGGCCTCCCCGGCCCCGGCGACGGTGTCGGCGGGGGTCGGGAGCGGCCGGGCGTCCTCGAAGACGCCGAACGCGTCGACCGCGTCGGCGCTGGCCCGCAGCCGGTCGCGCTGCGCGAGCAGGGCGCCGGCCTGCACGAACCGCAGCGGCAGGCCCTCGGACTCGAACCAGAGGTCGCCGGCCCAGTTGGCCTCCTCCTCGGTGAGGACGCGGCCGACGGCGCGCTCGATGACCTCGACGCCGCCCGCGCGGTCGAGACCGGTGAGGACGACCTCCTCGACGGCGGAGTCCGCGGAGGGCAGCGGGGTGTCCGGCGTCGCGCCGAGCAGGAAGGCGCACTCGGGCGTCGCGTCCAGCAGGTCGTCGAGAGCGGCGCCGCCGAGGTCGAGGTCGTCGACCACCACGACCGCGCCGATCTCGCGAACCAGCTCGCGCAGATCGTCCTCGTCGGGGCGGTGCCGCGGGGCGTCGTAGACGGCGTGGAAGAGGTCCTGCAGCAGGTCGGCGGTGGTGCGCAGGTGGCCGGTGAGGCGGACGACGCCGTCGGGGGCGAGGTCCTCGCAGTCCTCGGCGACCAGGTCGAGGAGGCTGGTGCGGCCGGAGCCGGGGGCACCGGTGAGGCGGACGGAGCGGCCGCGGGCGAGCAGACGGACCAGTTGTTCGCGTTCGTCCTGCCGCCCGAGGAGCTGCCGCGCGGGCGGGGCGGCTCCGGCGGGAACGGGCGGACGGGCGGCGCGCTCGGCCTCGGCGCGCCGCTCGGGCGTGCGTCTGACGGGCCGCTCGGCCCGTTCGGTGGGCGGGCACAGCTCGATCTCGCTGCCGTCGACCGGGTTGACGGTGAGCAGATGGTCGCCGGCGACCAGGCGCACCGTGCGGGCCAGGGCAGGGGCGGGCTGGCCGAAGTCGGGGGTGAGGGGGTCCCTGGACGGGCGCGGGCGCGAGGTCTGGCCGGGCCCGGAGTCGAAGGCGCTCGACCGGGAGGCGTCCCCCGCGTCGTGGCCGTGCTCCTCGGGTCCCCGGGTGTTCGGGTCCATGGGTCAAGCCCCCCAAAAGCGTCGTGTGGCGGTAGCCCCTCCCGGCCTTGCCGCACACTGGGCTGTCGCTTCTGGTCCGGTGCCCGCTCGAGGGCTGCGGGCGGCGGGCAGACGAACCGTAAACCTTCGCACAGTATCTACGACAGCCCGGGGTGCCGGGCCGCCCGAAGCGTCACGGTCTCGTGAGGATTGCACCCGGCCGCTCGCACCCGTCCCGCCCGTCACACGGTTCCCGTCGCAGGCCACACCCCCTGCGCGTCACACGCGGGGCAGGGACTCCACTCCGATGCCGCCCTCGATCGCGAGGATCCGGTGCAGCCGGGTGGCCACCAGCAGGCGTTGCATCTGCGGCGGCACGCCGCGCAGCACCAGGCGCCGGCCGCAGCGGCCGGCCCGTCGGTGGACGCCCATGATGACGCCGAGTCCGGTGGCGTCCCACGAGTCGAGTCCGGACAGGTCGAGCACCAGGTCGCCGACTCCGTCATCGACCGCCGTGTGCAGGGCCGTACGGGCGTCCGCCGCGCTGCGGACGTCGAGGCGGCCCCCGACGACCAGCTCGACGTGGTCGCCCTTGATGTGCATAGCGCTCCCCTAAGCGTGCGTCTCGTGCTCCGCGGTGTGGTGTCCGGTGTTGCATCTTCTGACTGCGAGAAGCGGTCAGAGGTTGCCGTCTGTGAGCGAACCGATACCCAATTCACCCGCAAGGGTGAGGCTCCTGGGCCCTGTGCCGGTTCCGGTGCCTGTAGAGCCCTGCCCGCTCACGCGTCCGATGTCACCGGCGTCAACCATCCGGCGCAGCCGACCCGGTTGCCTGTCCGTGTGCCTCTCGGCCGGAGATTAGCGGTCGTGAGGCGCTGCGTGACCGGTTAGTAACGCGTCTCACGTCTCACGGCGTGAGACGCCGGTCACGTCGTCAAATCCTGTCCGATTCAGTCCGATTGGCCCCGTCCTGAGCAGGCGTCGGTCCCCTGCGGAGGGCCTTCGGCCCGGTCGGCCGCGGACCGTGACGAAGGGAACGGAGCGGACCGGCGGGGAAGGTCTAGATTGGCGGCATGGTCAATCTGACGCGCATCTACACCAGGACCGGCGACCAGGGCACCACCGCCCTCGGCGACATGAGCCGGGTCGCCAAGACCGACCTGCGGATCGCCGCCTACGCCGACGCCAACGAGGCGAACGCGGTCATCGGCACGGCCCTCGCACTGGGCGGACTCGACGAGGAGCCGGCCGAGGTCCTCGTCCGCGTCCAGAACGACCTGTTCGACGTGGGCGCCGACCTGTCGACGCCGGTGGTGGAGAACCCGGAGTTCCCGCCCCTGCGGGTCGAGCAGTTCTACATCGACCGGCTGGAGGCGGACTGCGACCGCTTCAACGAGCAGTTGGACAAGCTGCGGTCGTTCATCCTGCCCGGCGGCACCCCGGGCGCGGCCCTGCTGCATCAGGCGTGCACGGTGGTACGGCGTGCCGAGCGCTCCACGTGGGCCGCCCTGGAGGCGCACGGCGAGCAGATGAACCCGCTCACCGCGACCTACCTCAACCGGCTGTCGGACCTGTTGTTCATCCTCGCCCGCACCGCCAACAAGGCGGTCGGGGACGTGCTGTGGGTGCCGGGCGGGGAACGCTAGTCCATCTTGGCCGGTTCCCGCTCCGGGCCGCCCTTCGGTTCCCGCTTCGGGAAGAGGGTGTAGCTCGCGGCGATCAGGACGTTGACGCCGACGACGAACAGCATCCGCTGCTGCCAGGCCCGCAGCGAGCCGGTCTCCGCGTCGCCGCCGACGTACCGGACGGCCGCCTGGAGCAGGGCGACGGCGACCAGAGCGGCGAGGGTCCACCGGCCCGCGACCTTCCACTCGTGCACGGCGCGGGCCGTGCCGTACTTCGGCGGCCGTACCGGCGGCGGGCCACCGGCGAACCGGTGGGCGACCCGGGCGTCGGCCCATCTGATCGTGGAGTGGCCGAGGCCCACGGTGAAGCCGATGTAGACGGCGGCGAGGCCGTGCCGCCAGTCCGGCTCGGCGCCGTTCTTGAGGTCGGTCGCGGTCACGGCGAACAGCACGATCTCCAGCAGCGGCTCGCACAGCAGCAGGGCGAGGCCCAGTCGCGGCATCCGGAAGACGTACCGGAAGGCCAGCCCGGCGGCCAGCAGCACCCAGAAGGCCACCTCGCAGACGACGATCAGTGTGACGACCACGGTTCGCTCCCCTCGCTCACCGTCCCAGGCTCCCGTCCCGCGCTGCCGGATGCGTCGTCGCCGGTGACGAGGTTCCGGTACATCGAAAGATGCAGTTCCGGACCGTCCCCGGGGAGCAGGCGCACGCCCTGCGAGGCGTGTTGGATGGAGGGCATGGCCGTACGACGACTGCCCCGCCCGCACCGGTTCGACGTCTGGGTGGGGGTCGGTGGACTGCTGGGCGGGTTGTTGCTGGTGGTGATCGGTCTGGGCACCCGGCCGTCCGACGACCCGATCACGCTGTTCGACGGCCCCTGGCCGGTGCTGGTGCCGCTCACCGTGATGGCCGGCTGCGAGGTGCTGCGCCGGACGGCTCCCCGCGCGGCCCTGCTCACCGGCACGGCCGCGATCACCGCGGACCTCGTGACCCAGGGCAACCTGTCCACGATCCTGATGTACACCGACCTCGTGTACGCGGCCGTCCTGTACGGCCCGCTCGCCTCCGCCCGCCGCATCCAGTGGATCACCGGGCTGCTGACGGTGGCGGGGACGCTGGTGCCGTTCGCGATCTGGCGGGTGCCCGAGGCCCTGCTGATCGGCGTGGTGGTCGGCGTCGTCGCGTACGGGCCCGCCGCCACCGGCTGGATCGTGCGCGACCACCGCGACGCCGCCGAGGCGGCCCGGCTGCGCGCCGAACAGACCGCGCTGCTCGCCGAGATGGACCGGACCCAGGCCGTCACCGCCGAACGGGCGCGGATGGCAAGGGAGTTGCACGACATGGTCGCCAACCACCTGTCCGCGATCGCCATCCACTCGACGGCGGCGCTGTCGATCGACGATCCGGACACGTCCCGGCAGGCGCTGACCGTGATCCGCGAGAACAGCGTCGAGGGGCTGACGGAGATGCGGCGGCTCATCGGGATCCTGCGCGACGGCAGCGGGGACCACGAACCGGTCGCGGCAGCGACCCTCGACGGGCTGGCGGCCCTCGTCGACGGCGCCCGCGCCAACGGGCTCGACGTGACCCTGGACATGGCCCCGGACGCCGGCCACGGCCCGGTCCCCGCCCCCGTCGAACTGGCCGCGTACAGGATCGTGCAGGAGTCGCTGACCAACGCGCTGAAGCACGCCTGCCCCGGCCGGGTCACCGTCGCCCTGCGCCGGCGCGACCACACGCTCGACGTGCGGGTGAGCAGCCCCTACGGCCGCCGGGACGGACCGCGCGCCCCCGGTTCCGGGGCGGGGCTGGTCGGCATGCGGGAGCGGGCGGCCCTGCTGGGCGGCACGTTCGACGCCGGGCCGCAGGGGTCCCGCTGGACCGTCCGCACCACCTTGCCCCTCGTCGAAGGAGAGCCCGCATGAGCTCCGTCATCCGTGTGCTCGTCGCCGAGGACCAGTCGGCCGTGCGCGCCGGCCTGGTCCTCATCCTGCGCAGCGCGTCCGACATCGAGGTCGTCGGAGAGGCCGCGGACGGGGAGCAGGCGGTGGCACTGGCCCGCGAGCTGCGGCCGGACCTGGTGCTGATGGACGTTCAGATGCCGCGCCTCGACGGGGTGTCGGCGACCCGGATGGTCGTCGAGGAGGGGTTGGCCGACGTCCTCGTCCTGACCACCTTCGACCTCGACGCCTACGTCTTCGGGGCGTTGCGTGCCGGTGCGGCCGGATTCCTGCTCAAGGACACGGAGGCGCGGGACCTGTTGGCCGCGGTCCGGACCGTGGCGGGCGGCGAGGGCCTGATCGCCCCGGCCGTGACCCGTCGTCTGATCGCCGAGTTCGCCGCCGTGCCCGCGCGGGCGCCCGGGGCCGACCCCGCCGTCCTCGACGCGCTGACCCGGCGTGAGCACGAGGTGCTGGCCTGTCTGGGCCGGGGGCTGTCCAACGCGGAGACCGCCGAGCGCCTCGACATGGCGGAGGCGACGGTGAAGACGCACGTCAGCCGACTGCTGGGCAAGCTGGGACTGCGCAGCCGGGTGCAAGCGGCGGTCCTGGCGCAGGAGTTGGGCGTCCGGTGAATCCGGGAGCGGGGCAGATCGTACTGGTCCAGACCTATTGACCTGTGGTCCAGACCTTTCTATTCTCGCGGCACCGTGGGCGTGAAGGCTCAGTCACGCCCCCCCGACTCCCCGAGGAGGCGCAGGATGCGCTTCGGACACAGAGCCACGGCAGGATTCGCGACGCTGTTGCTCCCCCTGGCCGGGCTGGTCGGCCTGGCGAGCCCCGCCCAGGCAGCCACGACCGCCACCGCCACCTACACCAAGGCCTCGGACTGGGGCACCGGCTTCGAGGGCAGGTGGACGGTGAAGAACACCGGCGCCACCGCCATCAGCTCCTGGACGGTCGAGTGGGACTTCCCCTCCGGCACGGCCGTCACCTCCGCCTGGGACGCCGACGTCACCTCCGCCGGCGTCCACTGGACCGCCAGGAACAAGTCGTGGAACGGCTCCCTCGCCCCCGGCGCCTCCGTCTCCTTCGGCTTCAACGGCACCGGCTCGGGCTCGCCCTCCGCCTGCAGGCTCAACGGCGGCGGTTGCGACGGCACGTCGGTCCCCGGTGACGCCGCCCCCTCGGCCCCCGGCACGCCCACGGCCTCCTCGGTCACCGACACCTCGGTGAAACTGACCTGGTCCGCCGCCACCGACGACAAGGGCGTCAATAACTACGACGTCCTGCGCGACGGCGCCAGGGTCGCCACCGTGACGACCACCTCGTACACCGACACCGGTCTCACCGCGGGCACCGACTACTCCTACACCGTCCGGGCCCGTGACACCGCCGACCAGACGGGACCGGCCGGCGGCGCGGTCGCCGTCCGTACCTCCGGCGGCACCACTCCCCCGACCACCGGCGACAAGGTCAAGCTCGGCTACTTCACCGAGTGGGGCATCTACGGCCGCAACTACAACGTCAAGAACCTGGTGACGTCGGGCTCGGCCGCGAAGATCACCCACATCAACTACGCCTTCGGCAACGTCACCAACGGACAGTGCGCGATCGGCGACTCCTACGCCGACTACGACAAGGCCTTCACCGCCGACCAGTCGGTCAGCGGCGTCGCCGACACCTGGGACCAGCCGCTGCGGGGCAACTTCAACCAGTTGCGCCAGCTGAAGGCCAAGTACCCGCACATCAAGGTGCTCTGGTCGTTCGGCGGCTGGACCTGGTCCGGCGGCTTCGGCCAGGCCGCGGCCAACCCGGCCGCGTTCGCCCAGTCCTGCTACAACCTGGTCGAGGACCCGCGCTGGGCCGACGTCTTCGACGGCATCGACATCGACTGGGAGTACCCGAACGCCTGCGGCCTGTCCTGCGACACCAGCGGGGCGGCTGCCTACAAGAACCTGATGCAGGCACTGCGCGCCAAGTTCGGCACGGGCAACCTGGTCACCGCGGCGACCACCGCCGACGGCACCTCCGGAGGCAAGATCGACGCCGCCGACTACGCCGGCGCCGCACAGTACGTCAACTGGTACAACGTGATGACGTACGACTTCTTCGGCGCCTGGGCGGCCCAGGGCCCGACCGCCCCGCACTCGCCGCTCACCTCGTACAGCGGCATCCCCACGGCCGGGTTC includes:
- the nucS gene encoding endonuclease NucS; amino-acid sequence: MRLVIARCSVDYAGRLTAHLPSAPRLILVKADGSVSIHADDRAYKPLNWMSPPCTLKEDAGDSEGVAGVWTVVNKGGEKLIITMEEILHDSSHELGVDPGLIKDGVEAHLQELLADRIETLGEGYTLIRREYMTAIGPVDILCRDADGQTVAVEIKRRGEIDGVEQLTRYLELLNRDPHLAPVRGVFAAQEIKPQARVLATDRGIGCTVLDYNAMRGIEDDKLRLF
- a CDS encoding ATP-binding protein, whose protein sequence is MDPNTRGPEEHGHDAGDASRSSAFDSGPGQTSRPRPSRDPLTPDFGQPAPALARTVRLVAGDHLLTVNPVDGSEIELCPPTERAERPVRRTPERRAEAERAARPPVPAGAAPPARQLLGRQDEREQLVRLLARGRSVRLTGAPGSGRTSLLDLVAEDCEDLAPDGVVRLTGHLRTTADLLQDLFHAVYDAPRHRPDEDDLRELVREIGAVVVVDDLDLGGAALDDLLDATPECAFLLGATPDTPLPSADSAVEEVVLTGLDRAGGVEVIERAVGRVLTEEEANWAGDLWFESEGLPLRFVQAGALLAQRDRLRASADAVDAFGVFEDARPLPTPADTVAGAGEAEAIALPSLGEAAAPAPLLASRLSASARATLRFAVALGGEVPHQAHLPALVGDTHADAALGELAGCGLVSPVGNRYRLAAGVRTQLEAAGYAEDVETHAHAAAQHYAWWTGHPSVTPERVCAEADAVLAALVAVVPDTTRPEEGEEATAVRLARTAAPAFAAGLQWGAWSSALHEGAEAARLAAQSADRAYFHHELGVLALCAGDLDRSRSELEASLALRGTIADKRGTVAGRRALALVADQSGDVPGLPAATFGDETPDVRHEEQASPPRGIQAVLPTYPPEAETLVARREPPAKPTRHSRGGLRSLARRNLVGVGAGALLVAVLGTVVTLGATSNKDADDPSGRVGVKPSVSTGVDGKDPGTDTPGEDKGSADTGEATSRPTDPGPDGTMGTSDDPTPTGSAEPSAGPSGSRDPGDGKPSGSPEPTGGPSADPTGSGSTSPSASASSTGGTGSTSPSPSTSETTAPTPSGNTSTSAGNSMSSAPVGSTMSSSGLSGPSGAAATSPDEVI
- a CDS encoding STAS domain-containing protein codes for the protein MHIKGDHVELVVGGRLDVRSAADARTALHTAVDDGVGDLVLDLSGLDSWDATGLGVIMGVHRRAGRCGRRLVLRGVPPQMQRLLVATRLHRILAIEGGIGVESLPRV
- a CDS encoding cob(I)yrinic acid a,c-diamide adenosyltransferase encodes the protein MVNLTRIYTRTGDQGTTALGDMSRVAKTDLRIAAYADANEANAVIGTALALGGLDEEPAEVLVRVQNDLFDVGADLSTPVVENPEFPPLRVEQFYIDRLEADCDRFNEQLDKLRSFILPGGTPGAALLHQACTVVRRAERSTWAALEAHGEQMNPLTATYLNRLSDLLFILARTANKAVGDVLWVPGGER
- a CDS encoding sensor histidine kinase; translation: MAVRRLPRPHRFDVWVGVGGLLGGLLLVVIGLGTRPSDDPITLFDGPWPVLVPLTVMAGCEVLRRTAPRAALLTGTAAITADLVTQGNLSTILMYTDLVYAAVLYGPLASARRIQWITGLLTVAGTLVPFAIWRVPEALLIGVVVGVVAYGPAATGWIVRDHRDAAEAARLRAEQTALLAEMDRTQAVTAERARMARELHDMVANHLSAIAIHSTAALSIDDPDTSRQALTVIRENSVEGLTEMRRLIGILRDGSGDHEPVAAATLDGLAALVDGARANGLDVTLDMAPDAGHGPVPAPVELAAYRIVQESLTNALKHACPGRVTVALRRRDHTLDVRVSSPYGRRDGPRAPGSGAGLVGMRERAALLGGTFDAGPQGSRWTVRTTLPLVEGEPA
- a CDS encoding response regulator transcription factor, whose protein sequence is MSSVIRVLVAEDQSAVRAGLVLILRSASDIEVVGEAADGEQAVALARELRPDLVLMDVQMPRLDGVSATRMVVEEGLADVLVLTTFDLDAYVFGALRAGAAGFLLKDTEARDLLAAVRTVAGGEGLIAPAVTRRLIAEFAAVPARAPGADPAVLDALTRREHEVLACLGRGLSNAETAERLDMAEATVKTHVSRLLGKLGLRSRVQAAVLAQELGVR
- a CDS encoding glycoside hydrolase family 18 chitinase translates to MRFGHRATAGFATLLLPLAGLVGLASPAQAATTATATYTKASDWGTGFEGRWTVKNTGATAISSWTVEWDFPSGTAVTSAWDADVTSAGVHWTARNKSWNGSLAPGASVSFGFNGTGSGSPSACRLNGGGCDGTSVPGDAAPSAPGTPTASSVTDTSVKLTWSAATDDKGVNNYDVLRDGARVATVTTTSYTDTGLTAGTDYSYTVRARDTADQTGPAGGAVAVRTSGGTTPPTTGDKVKLGYFTEWGIYGRNYNVKNLVTSGSAAKITHINYAFGNVTNGQCAIGDSYADYDKAFTADQSVSGVADTWDQPLRGNFNQLRQLKAKYPHIKVLWSFGGWTWSGGFGQAAANPAAFAQSCYNLVEDPRWADVFDGIDIDWEYPNACGLSCDTSGAAAYKNLMQALRAKFGTGNLVTAATTADGTSGGKIDAADYAGAAQYVNWYNVMTYDFFGAWAAQGPTAPHSPLTSYSGIPTAGFTTADAMAKFKAKGVPASKLLIGIGFYGRGWTGVTQDAPGGTATGPAPGTYEQGIEDYKVLKTSCPATGTIAGTAYAKCGGNWWSYDTPATIAGKMAWARNQGLGGAFFWEFSGDTANGELVNAINRGL